A window of Rufibacter sp. LB8 contains these coding sequences:
- a CDS encoding acyl-CoA dehydrogenase family protein has translation MAIETSGFTDYYNIDDLLTDEHKLIRQTMRDFVKREISPNIEKWAQDAHFPKEIVPKFGEVGAFGPTIPTEYGGGGLDYISYGLIMQEIERGDSGMRSTASVQGSLVMYPIYAYGSEEQRKKYLPKLASGEWLGCFGLTEPDHGSNPGGMTTNIKDMGDHYLLNGAKLWISNSPESQVAVVWAKNEEGRIKGLIVERGMEGFTAPEIHNKWSLRASVTGELVFDNVKVPKENLLPNVDGLKGPLGCLDSARYGIAWGALGAAIDCYESALNYAKQRIQFGKPIAGFQLIQKKLAEMITEITKAQLMVWRLGMLKNEGKATTQQISMAKRNSVDMALHIAREARQIHGGMGITGEYPIMRHMMNLESVITYEGTHDIHLLITGADITGIQAFK, from the coding sequence ATGGCTATAGAGACTTCCGGCTTCACCGATTATTATAATATTGATGATTTGCTCACCGACGAGCACAAACTCATTAGGCAGACCATGCGGGACTTCGTGAAACGCGAAATCTCGCCTAACATTGAGAAGTGGGCCCAGGACGCGCATTTCCCCAAGGAGATTGTGCCCAAGTTTGGCGAAGTGGGCGCGTTTGGCCCTACCATCCCCACAGAATACGGCGGCGGCGGTCTGGACTACATCAGCTACGGCCTCATCATGCAGGAAATTGAGCGCGGCGACAGCGGCATGCGGTCCACGGCCTCGGTACAGGGGTCTTTGGTGATGTACCCAATCTACGCGTACGGGTCTGAGGAGCAGCGCAAGAAATACCTACCCAAACTGGCTTCCGGCGAATGGCTGGGCTGTTTTGGATTGACGGAGCCGGACCACGGCTCCAACCCCGGCGGCATGACCACCAATATCAAAGACATGGGCGACCATTACCTCTTGAACGGTGCCAAGCTCTGGATCTCCAATTCACCGGAAAGCCAGGTGGCCGTGGTGTGGGCGAAAAACGAGGAAGGCAGAATCAAAGGCCTTATTGTGGAACGCGGCATGGAAGGTTTTACCGCCCCCGAGATTCACAACAAATGGAGCCTGCGCGCTTCGGTGACCGGTGAGTTGGTCTTTGACAACGTGAAAGTGCCCAAAGAAAATCTTCTCCCGAATGTGGACGGCTTGAAAGGTCCGTTGGGTTGTCTGGACTCGGCGCGCTACGGCATTGCCTGGGGCGCGTTGGGAGCCGCCATTGATTGTTATGAAAGCGCCTTGAACTACGCCAAGCAACGCATCCAGTTCGGGAAACCCATTGCCGGTTTCCAGCTCATCCAGAAGAAACTCGCCGAGATGATCACCGAAATCACCAAGGCGCAACTCATGGTTTGGCGTTTAGGCATGCTCAAGAACGAAGGCAAGGCCACCACCCAGCAGATTTCCATGGCCAAGCGCAACAGCGTAGACATGGCACTGCACATCGCGCGCGAGGCGCGGCAGATTCACGGCGGCATGGGCATCACCGGCGAATACCCCATCATGCGCCACATGATGAACCTGGAAAGCGTGATTACTTATGAAGGCACCCATGACATTCACCTGTTAATCACCGGGGCAGATATTACCGGCATTCAGGCGTTTAAATAG
- a CDS encoding YceI family protein — protein sequence MKANRFFCSAVAPVWSMLVVLFMLLLTGGLAAQTTYRLSPGNPGTLKVVGTSDLQDWSMTSGEAVSQGEFLFTPNHQLSGVAGFSFSLKAASLKGPVKAMNRKAHKALNAKKHPYILFTLHKAEVREGKNNKHQIKGTGSLSINGITQTVSLELLAEVHPDRSLTLTGTKNLTFTHFLMQPPSFMGGVMQAGNDITVEIALTFSPAAPQQIVGQ from the coding sequence ATGAAAGCCAATCGTTTCTTCTGTAGTGCCGTCGCCCCTGTCTGGAGTATGTTGGTGGTGCTTTTTATGCTGCTGCTTACTGGAGGCTTGGCGGCGCAAACCACGTACCGTCTGAGCCCTGGCAACCCGGGAACCCTCAAAGTGGTGGGCACCTCAGACCTGCAGGACTGGAGCATGACTTCAGGGGAAGCCGTGAGTCAGGGCGAGTTTCTGTTCACGCCCAACCACCAACTGAGCGGTGTCGCGGGCTTCAGTTTCTCGCTTAAAGCGGCCAGTCTCAAAGGCCCCGTGAAAGCCATGAACCGAAAAGCCCACAAAGCCCTGAACGCCAAAAAACACCCGTACATTCTCTTCACGCTCCACAAGGCAGAAGTGAGAGAAGGTAAAAACAACAAACACCAGATTAAAGGCACCGGTAGCCTCAGTATCAACGGCATCACGCAAACTGTCTCTTTGGAGTTGCTAGCCGAAGTACACCCAGACCGCAGCCTCACGCTTACCGGCACCAAAAACCTGACGTTCACCCATTTCCTGATGCAACCGCCCAGTTTTATGGGTGGCGTAATGCAGGCCGGCAATGACATTACCGTGGAAATAGCGCTGACTTTCTCTCCCGCTGCGCCGCAGCAGATAGTTGGCCAGTAA